A single region of the Lysinibacillus sp. B2A1 genome encodes:
- a CDS encoding glycine/betaine ABC transporter: MKFDKLLKWGFALGIMLLLTACSSAGDDSKNESINLAYVEWDTEVASTHVVGQVLENLGYNVTLTPLDNGIMWEALANGEVDGMVSAWLPQTHAPQVEKYKNKIDDLGENLSGAKIGLVVPSYMDVISIEDLTNEANRTITGIEPGANMMVTTENAYKEYHNLEGWHVLTSSAGAMTAALSQALAKNEEIIITGWSPHWIFNAFDLKYLDDSKGIYGAEEYIGTFARKGLKEDNPGAYSVLKNFHWTSEDIESVMFDIMEGADPKEAAKKWIKDNEKKVSEWSKDVK; the protein is encoded by the coding sequence ATGAAGTTCGATAAATTATTAAAATGGGGATTTGCGTTGGGAATCATGCTGTTATTAACTGCGTGTAGCTCAGCTGGCGATGACTCAAAAAATGAATCCATTAATTTAGCCTATGTGGAATGGGATACTGAAGTTGCCTCTACACACGTAGTCGGACAAGTTTTAGAGAATTTGGGATACAATGTCACATTAACCCCTCTTGATAATGGTATTATGTGGGAAGCACTTGCGAATGGTGAGGTTGATGGTATGGTATCAGCATGGCTGCCACAAACGCATGCCCCTCAAGTTGAAAAGTATAAGAATAAAATAGATGATTTGGGAGAAAATCTATCAGGTGCTAAGATTGGCTTAGTTGTCCCAAGTTATATGGATGTAATTTCTATTGAAGATTTAACAAACGAGGCTAATCGAACAATTACAGGTATTGAGCCAGGAGCAAATATGATGGTCACAACAGAAAATGCTTATAAGGAATATCACAACCTTGAAGGCTGGCATGTACTTACCTCATCAGCAGGTGCCATGACAGCAGCGCTTAGTCAGGCATTAGCTAAAAACGAGGAAATTATTATTACTGGCTGGTCCCCACACTGGATCTTTAATGCTTTTGATTTAAAATATTTAGACGATTCGAAAGGTATTTATGGTGCTGAGGAATATATCGGCACATTTGCACGTAAAGGGTTAAAAGAGGATAATCCAGGCGCATATAGTGTTCTTAAAAACTTCCACTGGACTTCAGAAGATATAGAAAGCGTTATGTTTGATATTATGGAAGGCGCTGATCCTAAAGAAGCAGCAAAAAAATGGATTAAAGATAATGAAAAGAAGGTTTCAGAGTGGTCAAAGGATGTAAAATAA
- the spoVAE gene encoding stage V sporulation protein AE: protein MVMTFVFAFIVGGIICAIGQLMMDVGKLTPAHTLSTLVVVGAILDGMGLYEPIIDFAGAGATVPITSFGNSLTHGAIAEAEKHGLVGVLTGMFEVTSSGISAAIIFGFIGALIFKPKGNID from the coding sequence ATGGTAATGACATTTGTGTTTGCATTTATTGTCGGAGGTATTATTTGTGCTATCGGTCAATTAATGATGGATGTTGGTAAATTAACACCAGCTCATACATTAAGTACGTTAGTTGTAGTGGGTGCCATACTAGACGGTATGGGATTGTATGAACCCATTATTGATTTTGCAGGAGCTGGAGCAACTGTGCCAATTACATCCTTTGGAAACTCGTTAACACATGGTGCAATTGCAGAGGCAGAAAAACATGGGCTTGTAGGTGTATTAACGGGTATGTTTGAAGTGACAAGCTCAGGTATCAGTGCAGCAATAATCTTTGGCTTTATTGGAGCATTAATCTTTAAACCAAAAGGAAATATCGATTAG
- a CDS encoding sporulation protein, which yields MNRSFFNSIEQKTGVSMEEIFALANAIQHADFTSEKQVRKIVRRVAKVSNRQITQELEDKLVQSIIQDGASLDLDKITRMMK from the coding sequence ATGAATCGCTCGTTCTTTAATTCAATTGAACAAAAAACAGGAGTATCGATGGAGGAAATCTTCGCATTAGCAAATGCTATTCAACATGCAGATTTTACAAGCGAAAAACAAGTAAGAAAAATCGTACGACGTGTAGCTAAGGTGTCCAATAGACAAATAACTCAAGAGCTTGAGGATAAATTAGTACAATCTATTATTCAAGATGGAGCTTCACTAGATTTAGATAAAATTACTAGAATGATGAAATAG
- the isdC gene encoding heme uptake protein IsdC yields MKKIMMFVMLVTVVIFNLGLTQASAQLSDGTHSIKYQVNKPESSSVSIANDYFVKPAKVTVKNGTATVQITLKNSKWITKFQPPGGATVVSEDKAADTRMVQFTVKDLTKPVVTSMKIDIDDINYHHEYSVALVFDAASTGSSAAPKANDVKASTNSTAESQVPNPQTSDTTPYLLIVALVGSAFLLYRKKLQSKTEGQ; encoded by the coding sequence ATGAAGAAAATAATGATGTTCGTCATGCTAGTAACGGTAGTTATTTTCAATTTAGGGTTAACACAAGCATCTGCCCAGCTATCTGACGGCACTCATTCCATAAAATATCAGGTCAATAAGCCTGAAAGCAGCTCAGTGTCCATTGCTAATGATTATTTTGTAAAACCAGCAAAGGTCACTGTGAAAAATGGTACGGCGACAGTTCAAATTACCTTGAAAAATAGTAAATGGATTACTAAATTTCAACCACCTGGTGGAGCAACCGTAGTCAGTGAAGATAAGGCAGCAGATACGCGAATGGTGCAATTCACAGTGAAAGATTTAACGAAACCTGTTGTGACTTCAATGAAAATTGATATTGATGATATTAATTATCACCATGAATATAGCGTTGCACTAGTTTTTGATGCAGCATCTACTGGTAGCTCAGCGGCGCCAAAAGCTAATGATGTAAAAGCTTCAACAAATTCAACTGCCGAAAGTCAAGTGCCAAATCCACAAACAAGCGATACAACACCCTATTTATTAATCGTTGCATTAGTGGGATCAGCATTTTTACTTTATAGAAAAAAACTACAATCCAAAACGGAGGGTCAATAA
- a CDS encoding GNAT family N-acetyltransferase — protein sequence MYNVKIVETQKEHDDAFTVRKKVFVEEQGVPLHLECDAEDATATHFIMYDDDNPVGAARLRNIENDAVKIERVCILQDQRGKKLGALIMKEMEKHAISMNKQKLKLHAQSYAIPFYEKLGYTVTSPEFMDAGIPHRAMEKEI from the coding sequence TTGTACAACGTTAAGATAGTGGAAACACAGAAAGAACATGATGATGCGTTTACAGTCCGCAAAAAAGTTTTTGTAGAAGAACAAGGTGTTCCGCTTCATCTTGAATGTGATGCAGAGGATGCAACCGCAACGCATTTCATTATGTATGATGACGACAATCCTGTTGGTGCTGCACGTTTACGCAATATCGAAAATGATGCTGTGAAAATAGAACGTGTTTGCATTTTACAAGACCAACGTGGAAAAAAACTTGGTGCTTTAATTATGAAGGAAATGGAGAAACACGCCATTTCAATGAATAAGCAAAAACTAAAGCTCCATGCCCAAAGCTATGCCATTCCTTTTTATGAGAAGCTTGGCTACACAGTCACTTCACCTGAATTTATGGATGCCGGCATTCCGCATCGTGCCATGGAAAAAGAGATTTAA
- a CDS encoding transcription initiation factor TFIIIB, protein MKNSSNVIECPKCGGKELGKGKHSGYGTMYPDGKMSLGSDIEYIICTACGFIIEGYVKKPEKFKGTLF, encoded by the coding sequence TTGAAGAATTCTTCGAATGTAATTGAATGTCCAAAATGTGGTGGGAAGGAGTTGGGTAAAGGTAAGCACAGTGGATACGGGACAATGTACCCAGATGGTAAGATGAGTTTAGGTTCGGATATTGAATATATTATTTGCACAGCATGTGGTTTTATAATCGAAGGCTATGTAAAAAAACCAGAGAAATTTAAGGGTACACTTTTTTGA
- the isdE gene encoding heme ABC transporter substrate-binding protein IsdE yields MAALMSLVLLVIGCSDSSKQETMGDSTEKEQASAEATEKNEQRIIAGTVVIAEIMDKLELDAIAVPETEKKLAKRFDGLPTIGNAMEPDMEIVKSLNPTDVLSVSTLEYDLQDKFKQLNIPVNFLNFQSVDAMLSEIQKLGERYEREAQAEELVKELQKNIEAVQNVAGNKEGPRVLILLGIPGSYLVATENSYAGDLVKRAGGINVMEGQDAEYLASNTEYLHNSNPDIILRLSHGMPDEVVKMFDEEFKTNDIWKHFEAVKNGKVYDLEEELFGTTASLQVPQALGQLMEIFYRK; encoded by the coding sequence ATGGCAGCATTGATGTCATTAGTATTACTAGTTATTGGCTGTAGTGATAGCAGTAAACAAGAAACTATGGGAGATTCGACTGAAAAAGAGCAAGCTTCTGCTGAAGCTACTGAGAAGAATGAACAACGTATCATTGCTGGTACTGTTGTTATTGCAGAAATTATGGATAAGCTTGAGTTGGATGCTATAGCAGTACCAGAGACGGAGAAAAAATTAGCAAAACGTTTTGATGGATTACCAACTATCGGTAATGCAATGGAACCAGACATGGAAATTGTAAAATCATTAAACCCGACAGATGTGTTATCAGTATCTACGTTAGAGTATGATTTACAAGATAAATTCAAGCAATTAAATATTCCAGTTAATTTTTTAAACTTTCAAAGTGTAGATGCGATGCTTTCTGAGATCCAAAAACTTGGTGAACGCTATGAGCGCGAAGCACAAGCTGAAGAATTAGTGAAGGAACTACAAAAAAATATTGAGGCTGTTCAAAATGTAGCTGGCAATAAAGAGGGACCTCGCGTCCTCATCTTACTTGGGATTCCTGGAAGTTATTTAGTGGCAACAGAAAATTCTTATGCGGGCGATTTAGTGAAGCGTGCTGGTGGTATTAATGTGATGGAAGGACAGGACGCTGAATACTTAGCATCAAATACTGAGTATCTTCATAATAGTAATCCTGATATTATTTTGCGCTTATCTCATGGCATGCCTGACGAAGTAGTAAAAATGTTTGATGAGGAATTTAAAACAAATGATATTTGGAAGCATTTTGAAGCGGTTAAAAATGGCAAGGTTTACGATTTGGAGGAGGAATTATTTGGCACTACAGCCTCCTTACAAGTACCACAAGCTTTAGGACAACTGATGGAAATCTTCTATCGAAAATAG
- a CDS encoding S-layer protein, whose protein sequence is MTKKRQSRATKMVLASLLAASLTVPSFASAAEVVTTNTEVKAETTKAEKAEKIVNFQIFKPGTNEAQPAISSHLVTQGTIVEKDGKLEAKLTVVAKSAPMIAGLQTKQGEKYVDATEVKNEDGTITYSFPVVADKLLAAKIHVVTETPQGPMDKWYEFDLKAVENREATTTEENGKTEEVKEEVKQEVKEEVKEEVKDEVKVNDVAITVYKNGTSEESMMKQYIAPKVGVSVVDGKNIVTMTFPQGQYVKGFTVEGKQATLVSEDKATNASTYSFEVADLKKLVNAQLHIIVNEPDKGVNYDANHQVQFSFAVEGAVKPVVNPFKDINNDGNKEAILALYSKGIVKGQDNFKPYDNITRSQFALMIARALNLSSTTDAGFKDTAALDAERKQAINALAEAKIIVKAENFNPNGTLTRQQAAVMIYRAVAHVAGKEMNYGDPSLSYYADGATVSSEEAKKAFALLNAGKIMTGSVNAEGKTVINANSPLKRTQMAKILNGALQYMNK, encoded by the coding sequence ATGACTAAAAAACGTCAATCACGCGCAACAAAAATGGTTCTAGCATCATTGTTAGCAGCATCTTTAACAGTACCATCATTTGCATCAGCAGCTGAGGTAGTTACGACAAACACGGAAGTAAAGGCCGAGACTACAAAAGCAGAGAAAGCCGAAAAGATTGTTAACTTCCAAATCTTTAAACCAGGTACGAACGAAGCTCAACCTGCTATCAGCTCTCATCTTGTCACACAAGGTACAATTGTTGAGAAGGATGGTAAGTTAGAAGCAAAATTAACAGTGGTAGCAAAATCTGCGCCAATGATTGCAGGCTTACAAACTAAACAAGGCGAAAAGTATGTAGATGCTACTGAAGTTAAAAATGAAGATGGTACAATTACATATAGTTTCCCAGTTGTAGCTGATAAGTTGTTAGCTGCAAAAATTCATGTAGTAACTGAAACACCTCAAGGTCCGATGGATAAATGGTATGAATTTGATTTAAAAGCAGTAGAAAATAGAGAAGCAACGACTACTGAAGAAAATGGAAAAACTGAAGAGGTTAAAGAAGAAGTAAAGCAAGAAGTGAAAGAAGAAGTTAAGGAAGAAGTAAAAGATGAGGTTAAAGTCAATGATGTTGCAATTACTGTTTACAAAAACGGTACTTCTGAAGAATCTATGATGAAGCAATATATTGCACCTAAAGTAGGCGTATCAGTAGTGGACGGGAAAAACATCGTAACAATGACATTCCCTCAAGGTCAATATGTTAAAGGATTCACAGTTGAAGGGAAACAAGCAACTTTAGTAAGTGAAGACAAAGCAACAAATGCAAGTACGTACTCATTTGAAGTGGCGGACTTAAAGAAACTTGTGAATGCTCAACTGCATATTATTGTGAATGAGCCAGATAAAGGCGTGAACTATGATGCCAACCACCAAGTACAATTTAGCTTTGCTGTAGAAGGCGCAGTGAAGCCGGTGGTAAATCCATTTAAAGATATTAACAATGATGGTAATAAAGAAGCAATTCTAGCATTATACAGTAAGGGAATTGTGAAGGGTCAAGATAACTTCAAGCCATACGACAATATTACACGCTCTCAATTTGCGTTAATGATTGCTCGAGCATTAAATTTATCATCTACAACAGATGCTGGATTTAAAGATACAGCAGCACTTGACGCAGAACGTAAACAAGCAATCAATGCTTTAGCAGAGGCTAAAATTATTGTGAAAGCAGAGAACTTTAATCCAAATGGTACACTTACTCGTCAGCAGGCTGCTGTAATGATTTACCGTGCAGTAGCGCATGTTGCAGGGAAAGAAATGAACTATGGTGATCCAAGCCTATCTTATTATGCTGATGGTGCAACTGTATCAAGTGAAGAAGCGAAAAAAGCGTTTGCCCTTCTAAATGCAGGTAAAATTATGACTGGCTCTGTCAATGCTGAAGGTAAAACAGTGATTAATGCAAACAGTCCTTTAAAACGCACACAAATGGCAAAAATATTAAATGGTGCATTACAATACATGAATAAATAG
- a CDS encoding micrococcal nuclease, whose protein sequence is MKMQDIKTLITSGTIILAVALYMIFGRSPAEDKDVTSTDQNGIISIEQVEEKTGNKRFTVDFIKAYDGDTIQASINGEKEKIRLLMVDTPEMNYNKGEAQPFAEEARDYTIKLLENANKIEAVYDVGPETDNYDRLLAYVFVDDVLLQESLLKEGLAAVRFIHKPNNTFEDEFRDIQQDAEQEKLNIWSHDNYFQKDGFHPEILK, encoded by the coding sequence ATGAAGATGCAGGATATAAAAACGTTAATAACGAGTGGTACCATCATTCTAGCTGTTGCACTATATATGATTTTTGGTAGATCACCAGCTGAAGATAAAGATGTAACATCAACAGACCAAAACGGCATTATTTCCATTGAACAGGTTGAAGAAAAAACAGGAAATAAACGTTTTACAGTCGACTTTATTAAAGCATATGATGGTGATACAATTCAGGCGTCAATAAATGGCGAGAAGGAAAAAATCCGCTTACTAATGGTCGATACACCTGAAATGAATTACAACAAAGGTGAAGCACAGCCTTTTGCTGAAGAGGCAAGAGACTATACAATTAAATTGTTAGAAAACGCCAATAAGATAGAAGCAGTTTACGATGTAGGACCAGAAACGGACAATTACGATCGACTGTTAGCCTATGTTTTTGTGGATGATGTGTTATTACAGGAATCGTTATTGAAAGAAGGGCTTGCGGCAGTACGTTTTATCCATAAACCAAATAATACGTTTGAGGATGAATTCAGAGATATTCAGCAGGATGCCGAACAAGAAAAATTAAATATTTGGTCGCATGACAATTACTTCCAAAAAGATGGATTCCATCCGGAAATATTGAAGTAA
- a CDS encoding phosphatidylglycerophosphatase A has product MHDKSSRIHSDEVAKAAQAALIRRGVTLEDIAEIVYEMQKTYNEGLTLEHCVHSVERVLRKREVQHALLVGIELDELAEKKLLSAPLQQIIESDEGLFGVDETIALGSVFTYGSIAVTTFGHLDKQKIGIIKKLDTDPGHHVNTFLDDLVGSIAASAASRIAHRMRDLEEEGETFADIEPQELGPKTKSHNEI; this is encoded by the coding sequence ATGCATGATAAAAGTAGTCGAATACACTCTGATGAAGTAGCAAAGGCAGCTCAAGCTGCACTCATTCGTCGCGGTGTAACACTGGAGGATATTGCAGAGATCGTTTATGAAATGCAAAAAACCTATAATGAAGGCTTAACATTGGAGCATTGCGTTCATTCTGTTGAGCGAGTTTTACGTAAGCGCGAAGTTCAACACGCTTTATTAGTAGGCATTGAATTAGATGAACTTGCTGAGAAAAAATTACTATCAGCACCTTTACAGCAAATAATTGAATCTGATGAAGGATTATTTGGTGTAGATGAAACAATCGCACTCGGATCTGTTTTTACATATGGTAGCATAGCAGTAACAACTTTTGGACACCTAGACAAGCAAAAAATTGGTATTATAAAAAAACTCGATACGGATCCTGGGCATCATGTCAATACGTTTTTAGATGATTTGGTTGGTAGCATCGCAGCATCTGCCGCCTCACGTATTGCACATCGTATGCGCGATTTGGAAGAAGAGGGCGAGACATTTGCAGATATTGAACCACAAGAGCTAGGGCCAAAAACAAAATCACATAATGAGATTTAA
- a CDS encoding sporulation protein YjcZ, with protein MGYQGWCAQPYGGNVGSWNNNYCGGNDYGGYCYGGYSGGNSSTFVLIVVLFILLIIVGATFVN; from the coding sequence ATGGGATATCAAGGCTGGTGCGCTCAACCGTATGGAGGGAATGTTGGTAGCTGGAACAATAATTATTGCGGAGGCAATGACTATGGTGGCTATTGTTATGGAGGCTATAGCGGTGGCAATAGTTCAACATTTGTGCTAATTGTTGTTCTTTTCATTCTTTTAATTATCGTAGGCGCTACTTTTGTAAATTAA
- a CDS encoding CPBP family intramembrane metalloprotease — translation MKWIKLLLIGWSTLVASLFLASLSGELSAQLFDASRDFQNFIKGLVMSGLVVPIVLYLYQHVYRMTGVKPSTPVYSWKRLYHLFTGVFIAISLVSLGFIIAGYQGWIIIEEWHVPNQWYGALLINIIFAFFYEALPEELGLRGLLYDVLRQRFATWLSVLLQTLLFVAVTIAVALIQALVGLPPGVSINIFYIILIFCFGICLQLLRLWTGSLWTSIGFHLAYLEIMRFAISPNQYGVSPIITYSESVPGLGALISVSIMVIGGIIVSLVILGVKRFIQKST, via the coding sequence ATGAAATGGATAAAACTTTTATTAATAGGATGGTCAACGTTAGTTGCAAGTCTTTTCTTAGCTTCTCTTTCTGGTGAACTTTCTGCACAGTTATTTGATGCATCAAGGGATTTTCAAAATTTTATAAAGGGTCTTGTGATGAGTGGGCTGGTCGTTCCAATTGTTTTGTATTTATATCAGCATGTCTATCGGATGACTGGTGTTAAACCCAGTACGCCCGTATATTCATGGAAAAGGCTGTATCACTTATTTACAGGGGTTTTCATAGCAATTTCATTGGTTTCGTTGGGATTCATAATAGCTGGTTATCAAGGGTGGATAATAATTGAAGAATGGCATGTCCCTAATCAGTGGTATGGTGCGTTACTGATCAATATAATATTTGCTTTCTTTTATGAAGCTTTACCTGAGGAATTGGGGTTACGAGGATTGTTATATGATGTGTTACGTCAACGATTCGCCACTTGGCTTTCAGTATTATTGCAAACCTTACTATTTGTAGCAGTCACTATTGCAGTTGCTTTGATTCAAGCGCTTGTGGGATTACCTCCGGGAGTATCCATTAACATCTTTTATATTATTTTAATTTTCTGCTTTGGAATATGTTTGCAGCTACTCCGTCTATGGACTGGGAGTCTTTGGACATCAATTGGTTTTCATCTAGCATATTTAGAGATCATGAGATTTGCCATCTCACCGAATCAGTATGGTGTATCACCAATCATAACCTACTCCGAATCAGTACCTGGACTCGGTGCCTTAATCTCTGTCAGTATAATGGTTATTGGGGGCATCATTGTCTCACTTGTTATACTAGGTGTGAAACGATTTATACAGAAAAGTACATAA